In one window of Desulforhabdus amnigena DNA:
- a CDS encoding DUF4389 domain-containing protein: MNDTTTLESKASRKQIIIRLLYTLLYLIIFELLKLVVQVTVLFQFVYLLVTREYSQPLKNFSNKVSTYVYKIIRYMTLNDNERPFPLNDFPQEMEKPGEDVRF; the protein is encoded by the coding sequence ATGAACGACACGACCACATTAGAGAGCAAAGCTTCAAGGAAACAGATCATTATTCGTCTGCTTTATACCCTGCTTTACCTTATCATCTTCGAATTGCTGAAATTGGTGGTTCAGGTTACGGTCCTTTTTCAGTTCGTCTACCTGCTGGTGACAAGAGAGTACAGTCAGCCCCTCAAGAACTTTTCCAACAAAGTGTCCACTTATGTATATAAAATCATTCGATACATGACGCTCAATGACAATGAGCGCCCTTTCCCTTTAAACGATTTTCCACAGGAGATGGAAAAACCCGGTGAGGATGTTAGATTTTAG
- a CDS encoding pyridoxine 5'-phosphate synthase: MARLAINVDHVATVRQARLASEPDPVTAAAMAELAGAQGIVVHLREDRRHIQDRDVEILRRTVKTNLNLEMAATPEMVQTALRLQPDMVTLVPEKRQELTTEGGLDVTLYEEALKDVLETFHKGGIAVSLFIDPDPKQIKTAHRLETDYIEIHTGSFAEAKTFQRRQEEYDRVVTAAKLAHKLGLGVHAGHGVDYQNIVWLRNISEIEEFSIGHAVIARAVLVGIDRAVREMLALVNG; encoded by the coding sequence TTGGCCAGACTTGCTATCAACGTAGATCATGTGGCCACCGTACGGCAGGCGCGCTTGGCCAGTGAACCGGACCCCGTCACGGCTGCGGCAATGGCGGAATTGGCCGGAGCGCAGGGAATTGTGGTGCATCTTCGCGAAGACAGACGCCATATCCAGGACCGGGATGTGGAAATCCTGCGGCGAACGGTAAAAACCAATCTGAACCTGGAGATGGCGGCCACTCCGGAAATGGTCCAGACCGCCTTGCGCCTTCAACCGGATATGGTAACGCTCGTTCCCGAAAAGCGGCAGGAATTGACCACAGAGGGAGGACTCGACGTAACTCTGTACGAAGAAGCTCTCAAGGATGTTTTGGAAACCTTCCATAAGGGGGGCATCGCCGTGAGCCTTTTCATCGATCCCGATCCCAAGCAGATCAAAACGGCTCACCGCCTGGAAACGGACTATATAGAAATCCATACGGGAAGCTTTGCCGAAGCCAAAACATTCCAGAGGCGCCAGGAAGAATACGACCGGGTCGTTACCGCAGCCAAACTGGCTCATAAGCTGGGGCTGGGAGTCCATGCCGGCCACGGAGTAGATTACCAGAACATCGTTTGGCTCCGTAATATTTCAGAAATCGAGGAATTCAGCATTGGCCACGCAGTGATCGCCCGGGCAGTCCTGGTGGGTATAGACCGCGCCGTTCGCGAAATGCTTGCTCTGGTAAACGGGTAG
- the ybeY gene encoding rRNA maturation RNase YbeY, translating to MPLIQISVNQSRIEINPELLEKKAEQILNALGYTDVELSIMIVDDEEMTHINREYRKIDSTTDVLSFPMWEGDFGDVCMDLLGDVVISAPTAELMSREHGLPFSAIMDLLLVHGILHLVGYDHERGDEEAREMESRSIELLKMLGHSEKDFDWYLNPDDEPTD from the coding sequence ATGCCTCTGATTCAAATCAGCGTGAATCAAAGCCGGATCGAGATAAACCCGGAACTCCTAGAGAAAAAAGCAGAACAGATCTTAAACGCCTTGGGATACACTGACGTCGAATTGAGCATTATGATCGTGGATGACGAAGAGATGACCCACATCAACAGGGAATACCGCAAGATCGATTCCACGACGGATGTCCTCTCGTTTCCCATGTGGGAGGGGGATTTCGGCGATGTCTGTATGGATCTCCTGGGCGATGTGGTCATCTCCGCTCCCACGGCCGAGCTCATGAGCCGAGAACATGGACTCCCTTTCTCTGCGATAATGGATCTGCTTCTTGTGCACGGAATTCTCCATCTTGTGGGCTATGACCATGAGCGTGGGGATGAAGAAGCCCGGGAGATGGAATCCAGGAGTATCGAACTGTTGAAAATGCTGGGACACTCTGAAAAGGACTTTGACTGGTATCTCAATCCGGACGATGAACCGACAGACTGA
- the tsaE gene encoding tRNA (adenosine(37)-N6)-threonylcarbamoyltransferase complex ATPase subunit type 1 TsaE, with protein sequence MPDMILHSPSEAYSFELGFKIGTLVEAGDILTLWGDLGAGKTFLTRGIARGLGVPPQVPVTSPTFTFINEYEGRLHLYHLDLYRLADPDELETLPWKEALFGKGVAVIEWPERLGEELPEERWDIRIEVTGDESRTIILQARGKSPETRMEKWKRELASCAGTHSYSEES encoded by the coding sequence ATGCCGGATATGATCCTCCATTCCCCCAGTGAAGCATACAGCTTTGAACTCGGCTTCAAAATCGGCACACTGGTTGAAGCCGGAGACATCTTGACACTCTGGGGAGATTTGGGGGCAGGCAAGACCTTTCTCACCCGGGGCATTGCCCGGGGTCTTGGAGTTCCCCCCCAGGTCCCCGTTACCAGCCCAACTTTTACTTTCATCAACGAATATGAAGGACGCCTTCATCTCTACCACCTCGACCTTTACCGGCTGGCGGACCCGGATGAACTGGAAACACTTCCCTGGAAAGAAGCGCTGTTTGGAAAGGGGGTTGCCGTCATAGAATGGCCGGAAAGGCTTGGAGAGGAACTCCCCGAAGAAAGATGGGACATCCGCATCGAAGTTACGGGAGACGAGAGCCGAACGATCATTCTCCAGGCACGTGGCAAATCCCCGGAAACACGGATGGAAAAGTGGAAGCGGGAATTGGCCTCCTGTGCCGGCACACATTCCTACTCAGAAGAATCTTGA
- a CDS encoding NAD(P)H-hydrate dehydratase — MKDLKLASMIVTASEMGKMDRRTIEEIGIPGVVLMESAARGAASFFLEVIPDLPKRRITVVAGSGNNAGDGFVLARIFHSRGVPVRVVCLRSPGQLKGDALANFQILEKIKVPVFVWDEGKDFDAQWHWIQESDAIIDAILGTGLNSEVRGIYRKIIDGMNSLSVPVLAVDIPSGLDASTGTPLGTAVRATATATFAFPKIGHVMDPGPDYTGKLRVVDIGIPSIVAEAAQINRWWMDAHFLSGWLKPRRPDVHKGNAGHVAVLAGSRGKTGAATLICQGASRVGSGLVTLFVPFSLNPILEVKLTEAMTYPIAETDIQSPAQAALPEILNFLDGKQALAVGPGISLHPETQELVKALVQQSPCPMILDADALTIFAQDPELLKQANVPLILTPHPGEMARLIQDSPQAVQRDRLGVAAEFSRRYGVILVLKGYRTLVAAPDGRMAINGSGNPAMASGGMGDTLTGMIAGFVAQGYEPFQAACLGVYIHGAAADRYMHGVATRGLLASDILEEIPRVIGSLESDAG, encoded by the coding sequence GTGAAAGATTTGAAGCTCGCATCCATGATCGTCACTGCTTCAGAAATGGGGAAGATGGACCGGCGCACCATTGAGGAAATCGGTATTCCCGGCGTGGTGCTCATGGAAAGTGCGGCCCGGGGCGCGGCCTCTTTTTTCCTGGAGGTCATCCCGGATTTACCCAAACGCAGAATCACCGTTGTTGCGGGAAGCGGAAACAACGCCGGTGACGGATTCGTGCTGGCCCGCATCTTTCATTCCCGGGGAGTTCCTGTTCGAGTGGTCTGCCTGCGCTCCCCCGGCCAACTGAAAGGGGACGCTCTCGCCAACTTTCAGATTCTTGAAAAGATAAAAGTACCGGTGTTCGTATGGGATGAAGGGAAGGACTTTGACGCTCAATGGCACTGGATTCAGGAAAGCGACGCCATCATCGATGCGATCCTGGGGACCGGACTCAACAGCGAAGTAAGAGGGATTTATCGCAAAATCATTGATGGCATGAACAGTCTCTCCGTCCCCGTCCTGGCGGTGGATATCCCTTCTGGCCTTGACGCCAGCACCGGCACCCCTCTCGGAACCGCTGTCCGAGCGACGGCAACGGCAACTTTTGCCTTCCCGAAAATCGGGCACGTGATGGATCCGGGACCGGATTACACGGGAAAATTGCGTGTGGTGGATATCGGAATCCCCTCCATTGTGGCGGAGGCCGCTCAAATCAACCGGTGGTGGATGGACGCCCATTTTCTCTCCGGCTGGTTGAAACCGCGCCGCCCTGATGTGCACAAGGGCAATGCGGGCCACGTGGCGGTCCTTGCAGGATCGCGGGGAAAAACGGGGGCGGCGACCCTCATTTGTCAGGGCGCATCGCGTGTCGGTTCCGGACTGGTCACACTCTTTGTTCCTTTCAGCCTCAATCCCATCCTCGAGGTCAAACTCACAGAGGCCATGACCTACCCCATCGCAGAGACGGACATACAGTCGCCCGCTCAGGCCGCACTCCCTGAAATACTGAATTTCCTGGACGGGAAGCAAGCCCTTGCCGTCGGGCCCGGCATTTCACTGCATCCTGAAACTCAGGAGCTGGTCAAAGCGCTTGTTCAACAGTCCCCCTGCCCCATGATTCTGGATGCGGACGCTCTCACCATTTTCGCTCAAGACCCTGAACTCCTGAAGCAGGCAAACGTTCCTCTCATTTTGACCCCGCATCCGGGAGAGATGGCCCGGTTGATTCAAGACAGCCCACAGGCTGTTCAAAGAGACCGCCTCGGCGTCGCCGCGGAATTCAGTAGAAGATATGGTGTCATTCTTGTCTTGAAGGGATACCGTACCCTTGTGGCGGCCCCGGACGGGCGCATGGCCATAAACGGTTCCGGCAATCCCGCCATGGCGAGCGGGGGCATGGGGGACACCCTCACGGGAATGATCGCTGGATTCGTGGCCCAGGGATACGAACCTTTTCAGGCAGCTTGCCTGGGAGTGTACATACACGGTGCGGCCGCGGACAGATACATGCACGGCGTGGCGACTCGGGGGCTTCTCGCTTCGGATATTCTCGAGGAAATTCCTCGAGTGATCGGTTCCCTGGAAAGCGATGCAGGGTGA
- the acpS gene encoding holo-ACP synthase → MAIYGIGIDLVRTDRIQKMLDRWDARFLRRIFTAEESEVCFGRKIPARCFAMRFAAKEAFVKALGIGMRSPVLWLDIGVKSNALGKPEIVLSDRALRFCREKGIHAWHLSLTDDGDYGAAVVILES, encoded by the coding sequence ATGGCCATTTACGGAATCGGTATCGACCTGGTTCGGACCGACCGCATACAAAAGATGCTCGACCGGTGGGATGCACGATTTTTGAGAAGAATCTTCACAGCGGAAGAATCTGAAGTGTGTTTCGGGAGGAAAATTCCGGCCAGGTGTTTTGCCATGCGTTTTGCCGCTAAGGAAGCATTCGTGAAGGCTCTGGGGATTGGAATGCGTTCTCCTGTGCTCTGGCTCGATATCGGAGTGAAAAGCAATGCTCTGGGAAAGCCCGAGATAGTTCTTTCCGATCGCGCCCTGCGTTTCTGTCGGGAAAAGGGAATCCATGCCTGGCACTTGAGCTTGACCGACGATGGAGATTACGGCGCAGCCGTAGTGATTCTCGAAAGCTGA